Proteins encoded in a region of the Synechococcus sp. BIOS-U3-1 genome:
- a CDS encoding c-type cytochrome: MPNPASALALILSLCLSLGAALPVSAMTEPDLSHGAQLFSSNCAACHMGGGNVIRATRTLRQADLQAYLDSYSQHPIEAIEYQIENGKNAMPSYEGKLSLTEIDDVAAFVEKQAEKGWSR, from the coding sequence ATGCCAAACCCTGCTTCTGCACTGGCACTGATTCTCAGCCTCTGCCTGAGTCTCGGGGCGGCGCTACCCGTGAGCGCCATGACTGAACCGGACCTTTCCCATGGCGCCCAGCTGTTTTCCAGCAATTGCGCTGCTTGCCACATGGGTGGCGGCAATGTGATTAGAGCCACTCGCACGCTGAGACAGGCCGACTTACAGGCCTACCTCGACTCCTACAGCCAGCATCCAATTGAAGCTATTGAATACCAGATCGAGAATGGGAAAAATGCGATGCCGTCCTACGAAGGCAAGCTGAGTCTTACTGAAATCGATGATGTGGCTGCATTCGTCGAGAAACAAGCTGAAAAAGGGTGGTCACGATGA
- a CDS encoding Nif11-like leader peptide family natural product precursor, with translation MSREALNAFVHALEHSASLRRKLHGCSNDAEIVSLARRLDFALDRFDLIEDDQVSNMETWFSRSALGIRTHNSTD, from the coding sequence ATGAGCAGAGAAGCACTGAATGCCTTTGTCCATGCGCTCGAACACAGTGCATCGCTTCGACGAAAACTGCATGGCTGCTCGAATGATGCTGAGATTGTTTCTCTGGCACGACGTCTCGACTTCGCCTTAGATCGTTTCGATTTGATCGAAGACGATCAGGTGTCGAACATGGAGACCTGGTTTAGCCGCAGTGCTTTGGGAATCAGAACTCACAACAGCACTGATTGA